The following coding sequences are from one Terriglobales bacterium window:
- a CDS encoding SpoIIE family protein phosphatase — MSTQATADKTIIGGQESPVLLRVEGDRQQAIPLVSFPFTIGRRAEKHMVITDPMASRDHAEIVQMGGEYYLLDLGSKHGTYVNGAPVKRHKLINNDRLQFGSSNDRTFAVFQYGSASQVGSSARELLSQISGLQVEKEASDLEKLAFFLEVARKLNSRGALDDVLVTLVEATLRITGAERGFVFLVGKEGDLSMAVGRTSLGDELKDDTTISHSILKDAMTSASRVIITDTASHSDLAARQSIVAHDLRTVICMPLFRTNMATQGQQMESSEGPRGINGVLYLDSRLASRGLSSLSRDILNTVATEAASLIETAQLAQAEQNARLYQKELAIAATIQQRLMTVIIPEVHFAKLRARSLPCQEIGGDFYDAVLADGNLYLVLADICGKGVSAAILASILQGMIYSQLVAHVPLAEIALAVNRFLCVKKLGEKYATCNVLKITPDGDCEFLNCGHVPAVRVTGGKILRPTEGNLPLGLIPTAEFETYTFRLNPGDRVVLVSDGVNEAQNREGEFFGDERLESTVLAGQDLFAAVSDFAQGAPPSDDCTTVELEFLRS, encoded by the coding sequence ATGTCGACTCAAGCAACGGCCGACAAGACGATCATAGGCGGGCAGGAGTCTCCGGTACTCCTGCGCGTCGAAGGAGACAGGCAGCAGGCGATTCCTCTTGTCAGTTTTCCGTTCACCATTGGGCGACGCGCTGAAAAGCACATGGTTATTACCGATCCCATGGCTTCTCGCGACCACGCCGAAATCGTGCAGATGGGTGGCGAATACTATCTGCTCGACCTCGGCAGCAAGCATGGTACCTACGTCAACGGAGCTCCGGTAAAGCGTCACAAACTGATTAATAACGACCGGCTCCAGTTTGGCAGCAGCAACGACCGCACGTTTGCTGTTTTTCAATATGGCTCAGCCAGCCAAGTGGGTAGCTCTGCGCGCGAATTGCTGAGCCAGATTTCCGGGCTCCAGGTTGAGAAGGAAGCCTCAGACCTGGAGAAGCTGGCATTCTTTCTCGAAGTAGCCCGTAAGCTGAACAGCCGCGGTGCTCTCGACGACGTACTTGTAACGCTTGTGGAAGCGACGTTGCGCATCACTGGAGCGGAGCGTGGCTTCGTCTTCCTGGTTGGCAAGGAAGGCGATCTGAGTATGGCCGTCGGACGGACTTCGCTTGGGGACGAACTCAAGGACGACACTACGATCTCGCATTCGATCCTCAAAGACGCCATGACATCTGCGTCGCGCGTAATCATCACAGACACAGCCAGCCATTCAGACCTTGCGGCCCGCCAGAGCATCGTCGCCCACGACTTGCGCACGGTTATCTGCATGCCGCTATTCCGTACGAACATGGCGACGCAGGGCCAGCAGATGGAGTCGAGCGAGGGACCGCGCGGTATTAACGGCGTTCTTTATCTCGATAGCCGGCTGGCATCGCGCGGCCTATCCAGCCTGAGCCGAGACATCCTGAACACGGTTGCTACAGAAGCTGCCTCTTTGATCGAGACCGCGCAGTTGGCACAAGCGGAGCAGAACGCGCGGCTGTATCAAAAAGAGCTTGCCATTGCTGCAACGATCCAGCAGCGGCTGATGACGGTCATCATTCCCGAAGTGCATTTTGCGAAGCTGAGAGCACGTAGCTTGCCCTGTCAGGAGATCGGCGGTGACTTCTACGACGCGGTGTTGGCCGACGGCAACTTGTACTTGGTGCTCGCGGACATCTGCGGAAAAGGAGTGTCGGCCGCGATTCTCGCCTCGATTCTTCAAGGCATGATCTATTCGCAACTAGTCGCACATGTTCCTCTCGCGGAGATCGCTTTAGCCGTGAATCGCTTTCTCTGCGTCAAGAAGCTTGGCGAGAAGTACGCGACTTGCAACGTGTTAAAGATCACGCCGGATGGAGACTGCGAGTTTTTAAACTGTGGGCACGTGCCTGCGGTGCGCGTAACAGGCGGCAAAATCCTAAGGCCTACTGAAGGGAATCTTCCGTTAGGGTTGATTCCCACTGCAGAATTCGAAACCTACACCTTCAGGTTGAATCCAGGTGACCGTGTCGTCCTGGTTAGCGACGGCGTGAACGAAGCTCAAAATCGTGAAGGTGAATTCTTTGGCGATGAGAGACTCGAATCTACGGTGCTTGCCGGGCAGGATCTGTTCGCTGCGGTAAGCGACTTCGCCCAAGGCGCTCCACCGTCGGATGACTGCACCACCGTTGAACTGGAGTTCCTACGCAGCTGA